The DNA region AAAAAGTACGATTGAAAAAGACGGAAAAGAAATTTATCAACTTTTAGCAGGTAAAGACGATAATAAGGATCAATCTTATTTTTTATGTCAATTATCTCAAGACCAATTAGCAAAAGCCTTATTCCCAGTTGGCGAACTTTTAAAACCAGAAGTTAGAGCAATTGCTAAAGAGCAAGACTTAATTACAGCCGATAAAAAAGACTCGCAAGGGTTGTGTTTTATAGGTAAAGTGAGATTACCTGAATTTCTTCAACAACAATTAAAACCAAAAGAAGGTGTTATTGTTGAAGTTGAAAAATCTAATCAAATCTATAATCAAACACAGCCAAACTTCAATAATAAATTAGAAGAACTAGACTTTTTAAGTCAGAAAAAAAGCTACACGTTATCCGATGGAAAAGTAGTAGGCAAGCATCAAGGTGCGCATTATTTTACAAAAGGACAACGTAAAGGATTAGCGGTTGGCGGTACAGTAGAACCACTTTTTGTGATTGAAACCGACGTAAATGAAAACGTGATTTACACAGGTCAAGGTAAAAATCATCCAGGATTATTACGCCATGTGTTATTTGTGTCTAATGACGAATTACATTGGATTCGTGAAGATTTATCAATAAAAGAAGGCGAAACTATGCAAGTTAATGCCAGAATACGATACAGACAACCCTTACAAGATGCCACTTTACATAAAGTAGAAACTGGTTTGTATGTCGAATTTAAAGACGCACAATCTGCAATTACCGAAGGTCAATTTGTCGCGTGGTATTTAGGTGAAGAATTAGTTGGTTCCGGAGTTATTTCTTAAATTGCAGTAACTATAAATGGTTACTGAAATGAAGCAGACTTTACTTATAATTGCTTTTCTAATAAGCTATTCAGTTTTTGCTCAAGAACACGCTTGGGTTTATCTTAATGACAAACCAAATAGTGCAACTGCGTTAGCAAATCCAATTTCAATTTTAACTCAAAAAGCACTAGACCGTAAAGCGGCGCATAATGTTGCTGTAGATTATAATGATGTGCCTGTAGACGAAAGTTTTATATCACAAATCAAAGCCCAAACAGGAATTTCAGTTCTTGCTAAATCCAAATGGTTAAACGTGGTTCATGTATTAGGAACCGAAACCGATATTAATGCCTTAACAGGATTACCTTTTGTTGATCATATCGAATTTGCAGATGATAATCTTAATGCAAGACAATCTCAAAATCAGAATAAATTTAATATCGAATCAAGCCAAACGGTTTTTAATTACGGAAGCGCTGCTAACCAAATAGAAATGTTTAATGGCGACGATTTGCATCTAGCAGATTTTACAGGAACAGGAATGACCGTTGCGGTTTTAGATGCAGGTTTCCCAAATGTGCAAACCATGTCAGGCTTCAACCGTTTAAATACCAATAACGGAATTTTAGGCGGATATGATTTTGTAGATAGAAATCCAGACGTATATGCTTACACAGGAAATGCACACGGAACATGGGTTTTAAGTGATATGGCTGGTTATGTCCAAGACCAATTTGTTGGTACTGCTCCAGATGCAGAATATTATTTATTTAGAACCGAAAACGCAGCTACAGAAACTCCAATTGAAGAAACACTTTGGGTTGAAGCCGCAGAACGTGCAGATAGTTTGGGTGTAGATGTGATTAATACATCACTTGGTTACACTACTTTTGATAATCCAAATTATAGTTATACTCCAGCCGAAATGGATGGGCAAACCGCGTTTATAACTCGTGGAGCTAATTTTGCAGCCCAAAAAGGAATGTTATTGGTTAATTCTGCAGGAAATTCTGGTAATTCTTCATGGCAAATTGTTGGTGCGCCAGCAGATTCGCCTAACGTATTAAGTGTTGGAGCAGTCAATGCATCTGGTAATTACGCCTCGTTTAGTTCTCAAGGAAGTAGCGCACAACCAACACAAAAACCAGACGTTGTAGCGCAAGGTCAAGCAAGTTATGTAATTGGTACAAACGATGCTATTATTACATTAAACGGTACTTCGTTTAGCTCACCAATATTAGCTGGCGGCGTTGTATGTTTGTGGCAAGCATTACCAACATTAAACAATCAGCAAATTATGCAATTGGTTCGTGAATCTGCTTCACAATACAATAGTCCTGATAACTTTTTAGGTTATGGAATTCCTGATTTATCATTAGCATTAGCAAATGGATTGTCTTTGGTCGAATTTCAGAATGAAAATACTAAACTAAAAGTATATCCTAATCCAGTAAGTAATTTATTGTATGTTGAAATTCCTAGCCAATATGATACTGCAAACGTAAAATTATATGATATTTTAGGGAAAAAAGTACTTGAAAAAACAGTGTCTTCAACACAGAAAAAAATCAATGTAAGTAATCTATCTAAAGGTGTTTATTTAGCAAAAATTGAAGCTAACGGATTAAGTATCACCAAAAAAATTATAAAAAATTAGTTTTAAAAAAACTTAAACTTTCGCAAAAATTAAAAGTAAAATTTAATTCACCTCGAGCGCAGTCGAGAGGTCATAAATCAACAACTCAATAATAAAAATGCAAAATAGAATTACAGACTTATTCAATATTAAATATCCAATAGTACAAGGCGGAATGATTTGGAATAGCGGTTGGCGATTAGCTTCTGCTGCAAGTAATTCAGGAATTTTAGGTTTAATAGGCGCAGGAAGTATGTATCCAGATGTGCTAAGAGAACATATTCAAAAATGTAAACAAGCAACCGATAAACCTTTTGGGGTAAACGTGCCAATGTTATATCCTAACATTGAGGAGATTATGAATATTATTGTTGAAGAAGGTGTGAAGATTGTATTTACTTCTGCAGGAAATCCAAAAACTTGGACTAAATGGTTGCAAGACAAAGGGATAACCGTTGTACACGTGGTTAGTAGTGTGAAATTTGCATTAAAAGCGCAAGATGCTGGTGTAGATGCTGTTGTTGCAGAAGGTTTTGAAGCTGGCGGACATAACGGTCGTGACGAGACAACAACACTTACGCTAATACCAATGGTAAAAGAACATTTAAAAATTCCTTTATTGGCAGCAGGCGGTATCGCAACAGGAAAAGCTATGTTGGCATGTATGGTTTTAGGCGCAGATGGCGTACAAGTTGGTAGTCGTTTTGTAGCGAGTACAGAAAGTAGTGCGCATCAAGCTTTTAAACAAGTCGTTGTTGATGCTAAAGAAGGCGATACGCAATTAACTTTGAAAGAATTAGCGCCAGTACGATTAATAAAAAATAAGTTTTTTAATGATGTTGAAGCATTGTATAAAACAGCTCCAACACCAGAACAACTTAAAGAATTATTAGGTCGTGCTCGAGCAAAAAAAGGAATGTTTGAAGGCGATTTAGATGAAGGTGAGCTTGAAATTGGACAAATTTCAGGATTAATTCATGACATAAAACCAGTTGCTGAGATTGTAAAAGAGATGGTTGATGAGTTTGAAAAGGCTAAAAAAGATGTGGCTAATTTTTAACGAATTATTAAAATAACTTTCTATAAAAATTTCTGCTTAAAACCACTACTTTTGCTTCATGGTTTTGAGCAATTACACAAAAGAGTTTAAGTACAATTGGCAACTAGCAGCACCAGTCATGTTAGGTATGTTAGGACATACCTTTGTTAGTTTTATAGACAACATTATGGTTGGTCAATTAGGTACGGCGCAGTTAGCAGCTGTGTCTTTAGGCAATAGTTTTATGTTTATAGCTATGTCTTTAGGTATTGGTTTTAGTACAGCTATTACACCTTTGGTAGCCGAGGCAGATGGAGCAAACGATTTTGCTAAAGGAAAATCTGCTTTTAAACACGGATTATTTTTATGTACTGTTTTAGGTGTGTTGTTGTTTCTGTTAGTGTTTTTTGCGAAACCATTAATGTATTTAATGAAGCAACCAGTTGAGGTTGTAGAATTAGCTATTCCGTATTTAGATTTGGTCGCATTTTCTTTGATACCTTTAGTAGTTTTTCAAGCATTTAAACAATTTAGTGATGGATTGTCTTTAACCAAATATCCAATGTATGCCACTATAGTAGCCAACGTGGTTAATGTTGGTTTTAACTATGTGCTTATCTTTGGTAAGTTTGGTTTTCCAGAAATGGGTATAGTTGGTGCAGCTTATGGTACTTTAATATCTCGTTTTGTAATGGTAGCACATATTTGGTGGTTATTAAAAGGACGAGAAAAATCAAAACACTTTGTTACCAATATTAAAATATTGGTTTTAGACAAAACAATGATTAATAAACTTATTGGTCTTGGTGCACCAAGTGCAATGCAAATGTTTTTTGAAGTTGCTATTTTTACAGCAGCAATCTGGTTAAGTGGCTTGTTAGGTAAAAATCCGCAAGCAGCAAATCAAATCGCTTTAAATTTAAGCTCTATGACTTTTATGGTCGCAATGGGATTAAGTGTAGCGTCTATGATTAGAGTAGGTAACCAAAAAGGACTTCAAAAATATTTTGAGTTACGTCGTATTGCATTCTCGTTGTTTTTATTAGGATTTATTTTTGCGGTAGTTTTCGGAATTTTATTCTTGATTTTTAATGAAGCTTTGCCAAAACTGTACGTAGATTTTGATGATGTAATAAATTTTAAAGACAATACTGAAGTTGTCACAATAGCATCACAGTTACTAATTGCGTCAGCTATTTTTCAAATTAGTGATAGTTTACAAGTCATTGTTTTAGGCGCTTTGCGTGGCTTGCAAGATGTAAAAATACCAACACTAATCACGTTTATTGCCTATTGGTTAATTGGTTTTCCTATAAGCTGGATTTTAGGAAAAGAAGATGCGTACGGAAGCTTTGGAATTTGGATTGGTTTATTAGCAGGCTTAACTAGTGCTGCAATTTTATTGTTTATTAGGTTTAATTATCTTACAAAAAAACTTTTGGTTACTCATTCTTAAAGTTTTTTAAGTATTTAAAGTGTCTAAAGTGTCTAAAGTGTCTAAAATGATT from Mesoflavibacter profundi includes:
- a CDS encoding MATE family efflux transporter — encoded protein: MVLSNYTKEFKYNWQLAAPVMLGMLGHTFVSFIDNIMVGQLGTAQLAAVSLGNSFMFIAMSLGIGFSTAITPLVAEADGANDFAKGKSAFKHGLFLCTVLGVLLFLLVFFAKPLMYLMKQPVEVVELAIPYLDLVAFSLIPLVVFQAFKQFSDGLSLTKYPMYATIVANVVNVGFNYVLIFGKFGFPEMGIVGAAYGTLISRFVMVAHIWWLLKGREKSKHFVTNIKILVLDKTMINKLIGLGAPSAMQMFFEVAIFTAAIWLSGLLGKNPQAANQIALNLSSMTFMVAMGLSVASMIRVGNQKGLQKYFELRRIAFSLFLLGFIFAVVFGILFLIFNEALPKLYVDFDDVINFKDNTEVVTIASQLLIASAIFQISDSLQVIVLGALRGLQDVKIPTLITFIAYWLIGFPISWILGKEDAYGSFGIWIGLLAGLTSAAILLFIRFNYLTKKLLVTHS
- the mnmA gene encoding tRNA 2-thiouridine(34) synthase MnmA gives rise to the protein MSKRVVVGLSGGVDSSVAAYLLQQQGYEVIGLFMKNWHDDSVTISDECPWLEDSNDAMLVANKLGIPFQTVDLSEQYKERIVDYMFNEYEKGRTPNPDVLCNREIKFDVFMKIALDLGADYVATGHYCRKSTIEKDGKEIYQLLAGKDDNKDQSYFLCQLSQDQLAKALFPVGELLKPEVRAIAKEQDLITADKKDSQGLCFIGKVRLPEFLQQQLKPKEGVIVEVEKSNQIYNQTQPNFNNKLEELDFLSQKKSYTLSDGKVVGKHQGAHYFTKGQRKGLAVGGTVEPLFVIETDVNENVIYTGQGKNHPGLLRHVLFVSNDELHWIREDLSIKEGETMQVNARIRYRQPLQDATLHKVETGLYVEFKDAQSAITEGQFVAWYLGEELVGSGVIS
- a CDS encoding S8 family serine peptidase yields the protein MKQTLLIIAFLISYSVFAQEHAWVYLNDKPNSATALANPISILTQKALDRKAAHNVAVDYNDVPVDESFISQIKAQTGISVLAKSKWLNVVHVLGTETDINALTGLPFVDHIEFADDNLNARQSQNQNKFNIESSQTVFNYGSAANQIEMFNGDDLHLADFTGTGMTVAVLDAGFPNVQTMSGFNRLNTNNGILGGYDFVDRNPDVYAYTGNAHGTWVLSDMAGYVQDQFVGTAPDAEYYLFRTENAATETPIEETLWVEAAERADSLGVDVINTSLGYTTFDNPNYSYTPAEMDGQTAFITRGANFAAQKGMLLVNSAGNSGNSSWQIVGAPADSPNVLSVGAVNASGNYASFSSQGSSAQPTQKPDVVAQGQASYVIGTNDAIITLNGTSFSSPILAGGVVCLWQALPTLNNQQIMQLVRESASQYNSPDNFLGYGIPDLSLALANGLSLVEFQNENTKLKVYPNPVSNLLYVEIPSQYDTANVKLYDILGKKVLEKTVSSTQKKINVSNLSKGVYLAKIEANGLSITKKIIKN
- a CDS encoding NAD(P)H-dependent flavin oxidoreductase; this translates as MQNRITDLFNIKYPIVQGGMIWNSGWRLASAASNSGILGLIGAGSMYPDVLREHIQKCKQATDKPFGVNVPMLYPNIEEIMNIIVEEGVKIVFTSAGNPKTWTKWLQDKGITVVHVVSSVKFALKAQDAGVDAVVAEGFEAGGHNGRDETTTLTLIPMVKEHLKIPLLAAGGIATGKAMLACMVLGADGVQVGSRFVASTESSAHQAFKQVVVDAKEGDTQLTLKELAPVRLIKNKFFNDVEALYKTAPTPEQLKELLGRARAKKGMFEGDLDEGELEIGQISGLIHDIKPVAEIVKEMVDEFEKAKKDVANF